One stretch of Parafrankia irregularis DNA includes these proteins:
- a CDS encoding methyltransferase, with the protein MLRRTAKFEVSLTPTSESLLAPVADEPREWLLGRALDEFVADVRALDEVAPRLVPGATRPRIEVALDADTPVVTGDTLLVSGQEVMQTWERPLMRALAEAVTRTGGTVCEVGFGLGISAGFVQSLRPSAHTIIEANPDVAATARAWAASDDGDGDGGGGGGDGGGRAGVRIVTGRWQDVLPDLGRFDGILFDTYPLDEREVDDHVVRDATFAEHFFPHAAEHLADGGSFTYYSNEIDSLSRRHQRALLRHFETFSVRVVDGLRPPADCSYWWAPSMAVIVAAGPRRGQVG; encoded by the coding sequence CTGCTGCGGCGCACGGCGAAGTTCGAGGTCAGTCTCACCCCGACGTCTGAATCGCTGTTGGCGCCGGTGGCGGACGAGCCTCGTGAGTGGCTGCTCGGGCGGGCACTGGACGAGTTCGTGGCCGACGTCCGGGCTCTCGACGAGGTCGCGCCGCGACTGGTGCCGGGCGCCACCCGGCCGAGGATCGAGGTGGCCCTCGACGCGGACACGCCGGTGGTCACCGGCGACACCCTGCTGGTCTCCGGCCAGGAGGTGATGCAGACCTGGGAGCGTCCCCTGATGCGGGCGCTGGCCGAGGCGGTGACCCGCACCGGGGGGACGGTCTGCGAGGTCGGCTTCGGCCTGGGAATCTCGGCCGGGTTCGTCCAGAGCCTGCGGCCGTCGGCGCACACGATCATCGAGGCGAACCCGGACGTCGCCGCGACCGCGCGGGCGTGGGCCGCCTCCGACGACGGTGACGGTGACGGGGGCGGGGGCGGGGGCGATGGCGGTGGCCGGGCCGGCGTGCGGATAGTGACCGGCCGCTGGCAGGACGTGCTGCCGGATCTCGGGCGTTTCGACGGCATCCTGTTCGACACCTATCCACTGGACGAGCGCGAGGTCGACGACCACGTGGTGCGGGACGCGACGTTCGCCGAGCACTTCTTCCCGCACGCCGCCGAGCATCTGGCCGATGGAGGGTCGTTCACCTACTACTCGAACGAGATCGACTCGCTTTCCCGGCGTCACCAGCGTGCGCTGCTGCGCCATTTCGAGACGTTCTCGGTGCGGGTGGTGGACGGCCTGCGTCCGCCGGCGGACTGCAGCTACTGGTGGGCCCCGTCGATGGCGGTGATCGTGGCCGCCGGCCCGCGGCGTGGCCAGGTCGGCTGA
- a CDS encoding ABC transporter substrate-binding protein yields MRIAATGRRWRAAGGALALATAVATLIGGCFGEAGDTSPEVSAASCAPVAGVTADEVRFGALYPDTGTSSQLSRAFRAGVDARLGEANAAGGVHGRQVRYDWRDDESTSAGALLAARSLVERSQSFAVVGTSGIAGEAADYLAERGVPTIGQDLTAGGENVFGYSNMLGGDLGNSVFGVFAHSHGATRAVILRTDALAASGQIGDRLARSLRADAVQVVDTITWTSTGFDLAAAAERVRAAGADMITGVVPVQAFADVVAAARAAGVTVKVAMQPVGYDPGVLDRRRTGLAGSFYLVDFLPFEAHTPAHQRYLDAMAQYAPQIERPEQTTGLVGWLTADLFLRGLQEAGQCPTRAGYIAALRAVKDYDAGGLLPGPVDLAVKNAPRVCVSVVRVGQAADVFQVQMPMALCGDTLR; encoded by the coding sequence TTGAGGATCGCAGCGACTGGCCGCCGGTGGCGGGCCGCAGGTGGTGCCCTGGCACTGGCGACGGCGGTGGCGACCCTGATCGGCGGATGCTTCGGGGAAGCCGGCGACACCTCGCCCGAGGTGTCCGCGGCCAGCTGTGCGCCGGTGGCCGGTGTGACCGCCGACGAGGTCCGGTTCGGCGCGCTCTACCCGGACACCGGAACCAGCTCCCAGCTCTCCCGCGCGTTCCGGGCCGGCGTCGACGCCAGGCTGGGCGAGGCGAACGCCGCCGGTGGCGTCCACGGCCGCCAGGTCAGGTACGACTGGCGCGACGACGAGTCGACCTCGGCGGGCGCGCTGCTCGCCGCGCGTTCGCTCGTGGAGCGCTCCCAGTCGTTCGCCGTCGTCGGGACCAGTGGCATCGCCGGCGAGGCGGCCGACTACCTGGCCGAACGCGGAGTCCCCACGATCGGCCAGGACCTCACGGCCGGCGGGGAGAACGTGTTCGGCTACTCCAACATGCTCGGCGGTGACCTCGGCAACTCGGTCTTCGGCGTGTTCGCGCACTCCCACGGGGCGACCAGGGCGGTGATCCTGCGTACGGACGCCCTCGCGGCCTCCGGGCAGATCGGGGACCGGCTGGCGCGCAGCCTGCGTGCCGACGCGGTCCAGGTGGTCGACACGATCACCTGGACGTCCACCGGCTTCGACCTGGCCGCGGCGGCCGAGCGGGTGCGGGCCGCCGGTGCCGACATGATCACCGGCGTCGTGCCCGTCCAGGCGTTCGCGGACGTCGTCGCCGCCGCCAGGGCCGCGGGCGTGACGGTGAAGGTGGCGATGCAGCCGGTCGGCTACGACCCCGGGGTCCTCGACCGCCGCCGCACCGGGCTGGCCGGCAGCTTCTACCTCGTCGACTTCCTGCCGTTCGAGGCGCACACCCCGGCGCATCAGCGTTACCTCGACGCGATGGCCCAGTACGCGCCGCAGATCGAGCGGCCGGAGCAGACCACCGGCCTGGTCGGTTGGCTGACCGCGGACCTGTTCCTGCGCGGCCTGCAGGAGGCCGGGCAGTGCCCGACCCGGGCCGGGTACATCGCGGCGCTGCGCGCGGTGAAGGACTACGACGCGGGCGGCCTGCTGCCCGGTCCGGTCGATCTCGCCGTGAAGAACGCCCCGCGCGTCTGCGTGAGCGTCGTGCGCGTCGGGCAGGCGGCGGACGTCTTCCAGGTCCAGATGCCGATGGCGCTGTGTGGGGACACCCTCCGCTGA